A part of Saccopteryx bilineata isolate mSacBil1 chromosome 10, mSacBil1_pri_phased_curated, whole genome shotgun sequence genomic DNA contains:
- the LOC136314581 gene encoding proline-rich protein 36-like: protein MQCLQADTLRCPLSPHPGLSLRRPLSPHPGLPLRRPLSPHPGLPLRRPLSPHPGLPLRRPLSPHPGLPLRRPLSPHPGLPLRCPLSPHPGLPLCCPLLHPTRDCFCTVPCHPTRDCHYAVPCHPTRDCPCAVPCHPTRDCPCAVPCHPTRDCPCAVPCHPTRDCPCAVPCHPTRDCHYAVPCSTPPGTAPALSPVTPPGTAPAPSPAPPHPGLPLRRPLSPHPGLPLRCPLLHPTRDCHYAVPCSTPPGTAPALSPAPPHPGLPLRCPLSPHPGLPLRCPLSPHPGLPLCCPLLHPTRDCPCAVPCSTPPGTATMLSPAPPHPGLPLRCPLLHPTRDCLCAVPCHPTQDCPYAVPCSTPPRTAPALSPVTPPGTVPALSPVTPPGTATMLSPAPPHPGLPLRCPVTPPGTVPALSPAPPHPGLPLRCPPVTPPRTAPMLSPAPPHPGLPLRCPLSPHPGLSLRCPLSPHPGLPLCCPLLHPTRDCPCAVPSPHPGLSLRCPLLHPTRDCLCAVPCHPTQDCPYAVPCSTPPRTAPALSPATPPGTVPALSPAPPHPGLPLRCPVTPPGTVPALSPAPPHPGLPLRCPLSPHPGLPLCCPLLHPTQDCPCAVPCHPTQDCPYAVPCSTPPGTASALSPVTPPRTAPMLSPAPPHPGLPLRCPLSPHPGLPLCCPLLHPTRDCLCAVPCHPTQDCPYAVPCSTPPRTAPMLSPAPLRTAPALSPVIPPGTAPALSPVTPPGTAPALSPVTPPGTAPALSPVTPPGTAPALSPVTPPGTAPALSPVTPPGTAPALSPVTPPGTAPALSPVTPPGTARALSPVTPPGTVPALSPVTPPGTVPALSPVTPPGTVPALSPAPPHPGLSLRCPLLHPTQDCPCAVPCHPTQDCLYAVPCSTQDCPCAVPCHPTQDCHYAVPCSTPPRTAPALSPVTPPRTAPMLSPAPLRTAPALSPVTPPRTATMLSPAPPHPELSLRRPLSPHPGLPLRRPRSPHPGLPLCCPLLHPTQDCPCAVPCHPTRNCPCAVPGHPTQDCPCAVPGHPTGLSPPGIPENGALPQTSQFPPLNLTGGGSIDQEPLTTVGPGSDDPSQHA, encoded by the coding sequence ATGCAGTGCCTGCAGGCTGACACCCTGCGCTGTCCCCTGTCACCCCACCCGGGACTGTCCCTGCGCCGTCCCCTGTCACCCCACCCGGGACTGCCGCTGCGCCGTCCCCTGTCACCCCACCCGGGACTGCCGCTGCGCCGTCCCCTGTCACCCCACCCGGGACTGCCGCTGCGCCGTCCCCTGTCACCCCACCCGGGACTGCCCCTGCGCCGTCCCCTGTCACCCCACCCGGGACTGCCCCTGCGCTGTCCCCTGTCACCCCACCCGGGATTGCCACTATGCTGtcccctgctccaccccacccgGGACTGCTTCTGCACTGTCCCCTGTCACCCCACCCGGGATTGCCACTATGCTGTCCCCTGTCACCCCACCCGGGACTGCCCCTGCGCCGTCCCCTGTCACCCCACCCGGGACTGCCCCTGCGCCGTCCCCTGTCACCCCACCCGGGACTGCCCCTGCGCCGTCCCCTGTCACCCCACCCGGGACTGCCCCTGCGCCGTCCCCTGTCACCCCACCCGGGACTGCCACTATGCTGtcccctgctccaccccacccgGGACTGCCCCTGCGCTGTCCCCTGTCACCCCACCCGGGACTGCCCCTGCGCCGtcccctgctccaccccacccgGGACTGCCCCTGCGCCGTCCCCTGTCACCCCACCCGGGACTGCCCCTGCGCTGtcccctgctccaccccacccgGGACTGCCACTATGCTGtcccctgctccaccccacccgggactgcccctgcgctgtcccctgctccaccccacccgGGACTGCCCCTGCGCTGTCCCCTGTCACCCCACCCGGGACTGCCCCTGCGCTGTCCCCTGTCACCCCACCCGGGACTGCCACTATGCTGtcccctgctccaccccacccgggactgcccctgcgctgtcccctgctccaccccacccgGGACTGCCACTATGCTGtcccctgctccaccccacccgggactgcccctgcgctgtcccctgctccaccccacccgGGACTGCCTCTGCGCTGTCCCCTGTCACCCCACCCAGGACTGCCCCTATGCTGtcccctgctccaccccacccaGGACTGCCCCTGCGCTGTCCCCTGTCACCCCACCCGGGACTGTCCCTGCGCTGTCCCCTGTCACCCCACCCGGGACTGCCACTATGCTGtcccctgctccaccccacccgGGACTGCCCCTGCGCTGTCCCGTCACCCCACCCGGGACTGTCCCTGCGCTGTCCCCTGCACCACCCCACCCGGGACTGCCTCTGCGCTGTCCCCCTGTCACCCCACCCAGGACTGCCCCTATGCTGtcccctgctccaccccacccaGGACTGCCCCTGCGCTGTCCCCTGTCACCCCACCCGGGACTGTCCCTGCGCTGTCCCCTGTCACCCCACCCGGGACTGCCACTATGCTGtcccctgctccaccccacccgGGACTGCCCCTGCGCTGTCCCGTCACCCCACCCGGGACTGTCCCTGCGCTGtcccctgctccaccccacccgGGACTGCCTCTGCGCTGTCCCCTGTCACCCCACCCAGGACTGCCCCTATGCTGtcccctgctccaccccacccaGGACTGCCCCTGCGCTGTCCCCTGCCACCCCACCCGGGACTGTCCCTGCGCTGtcccctgctccaccccacccgGGACTGCCCCTGCGCTGTCCCGTCACCCCACCCGGGACTGTCCCTGCGCTGtcccctgctccaccccacccgGGACTGCCTCTGCGCTGTCCCCTGTCACCCCACCCAGGACTGCCCCTATGCTGtcccctgctccaccccacccaGGACTGCCCCTGCGCTGTCCCCTGTCACCCCACCCAGGACTGCCCCTATGCTGtcccctgctccaccccacccgGGACTGCCTCTGCGCTGTCCCCTGTCACCCCACCCAGGACTGCCCCTATGCTGtcccctgctccaccccacccgGGACTGCCTCTGCGCTGTCCCCTGTCACCCCACCCAGGACTGCCCCTATGCTGtcccctgctccaccccacccgGGACTGCCTCTGCGCTGTCCCCTGTCACCCCACCCAGGACTGCCCCTATGCTGtcccctgctccaccccacccaGGACTGCCCCTATGCTGTCCCCTGCTCCACTCAGGACTGCCCCTGCGCTGTCCCCTGTCATCCCACCCGGGACTGCCCCTGCGCTGTCCCCTGTCACCCCACCCGGGACTGCCCCTGCGCTGTCCCCTGTCACCCCACCCGGGACTGCCCCTGCGCTGTCCCCTGTCACCCCACCCGGGACTGCCCCTGCGCTGTCCCCTGTCACCCCACCCGGGACTGCCCCTGCGCTGTCCCCTGTCACCCCACCCGGGACTGCCCCTGCGCTGTCCCCTGTCACCCCACCCGGGACTGCCCCTGCGCTGTCCCCGGTCACCCCACCCGGGACTGCCCGTGCGCTGTCCCCTGTCACCCCACCCGGGACTGTCCCTGCGCTGTCCCCTGTCACCCCACCCGGGACTGTCCCTGCGCTGTCCCCTGTCACCCCACCCGGGACTGTCCCTGCGCTGtcccctgctccaccccacccgGGACTGTCCCTACGCTGtcccctgctccaccccacccaGGACTGCCCCTGCGCTGTCCCCTGTCACCCCACCCAGGACTGCCTCTATGCTGTCCCCTGCTCCACTCAGGACTGCCCCTGCGCTGTCCCCTGTCACCCCACCCAGGACTGCCACTATGCTGtcccctgctccaccccacccaGGACTGCCCCTGCGCTGTCCCCTGTCACCCCACCCAGGACTGCCCCTATGCTGTCCCCTGCTCCACTCAGGACTGCCCCTGCGCTGTCCCCTGTCACCCCACCCAGGACTGCCACTATGCTGtcccctgctccaccccacccgGAACTGTCCCTGCGCCGTCCCCTGTCACCCCACCCGGGACTGCCCCTGCGCCGTCCCCGGTCACCCCACCCAGGACTGCCACTATGCTGtcccctgctccaccccacccaGGACTGCCCCTGCGCTGTCCCCTGTCACCCCACCCGGAACTGTCCCTGCGCCGTCCCCGGTCACCCCACCCAGGACTGCCCCTGCGCTGTCCCCGGTCACCCCACAGGCCTGTCTCCGCCTGGGATCCCTGAGAACGGAGCGCTGCCTCAGACGTCACAGTTCCCACCCTTGAATCTGACGGGAGGAGGTTCTATAGACCAAGAGCCTCTGACCACCGTGGGGCCAGGAAGTGACGACCCCTCCCAGCACGCTTAA